The DNA sequence GCTGACCTGCGTTTCTTCTTTGAATCGACTGGCTGTCTTTTATTCTTTAGACGTTTTTTTGTTTGCGTCGCTTTCTGTCTTTTCTTTCCTGAAGATTTTTCAGAAACTTTTTCAGAAACTTTTTTCCTTTTTCGAGTCTTCTTTTTCTGCTTCTTCTTCTTATCATCAAAAACGATAGTAGCATTCACTGTACCGCCAATAGAGGCTGCAGCCTTCTGTACAGATACAGGGCTCGTTGTAAAAAACAGCATCAAAGCCATTATCATCGATATTTTATTTTTTACACTCATTTGGCCACTATCTCTTATTTGCAATGAACTTAAGCTGAATGGTTTCTTCGTAAAGTGACGAAACTTTAGTAATTTCTTATTGGAATTCCAATAGTTATTATTTACTGTCGCCCTATATGACATTCGGGGGTCATACTAGCACAGGAGCCTTTGAGCATGAAAATAGCTCTTTTAGGGACTGGAGTCATTGCTGAAACGCATGCTGCAGCACTCATAGACTTAGGACTGAACGCAGCAGCCGTTGTTGATCTCAACCTCTCAAAGGCGCAATCCTTTGCTGAGCAATTCTCTATACCCAATGCTTTTTCAAGCCTTGCGGACATGAAAGAAGCAATCTCTATTGATAGTTTGCATATATTAACACCGCCGCCAACCCATGCGGCCTTAGCAGAAGAAGGCCTAAAGGCAGGATATCATGTCTTCCTAGAAAAACCTGCTGC is a window from the Temperatibacter marinus genome containing:
- a CDS encoding PepSY domain-containing protein, whose product is MSVKNKISMIMALMLFFTTSPVSVQKAAASIGGTVNATIVFDDKKKKQKKKTRKRKKVSEKVSEKSSGKKRQKATQTKKRLKNKRQPVDSKKKRRSAPEKRAQDRKNNDHQRAFKAQKRGDIKPYKTIKRDTEKRLNGKIVGQNLVQTNRGWVYQLVLRKEQGRVVRVIVDAQTGRIISQR